The genomic DNA ATAAAAGCCACCTTGGTCTTCGGCGGCGAGGCAGGCGAGACAAACGCCTCCACCGTAGACGCGTGTATGCCTTTTCCACCCATGACCCGAGTGATCCATGACTGATATGATCTCGCCGTGGAGATCGATCTCCTGATCTGACAAGACAACACCTGGACCTCCCGGCCCACCCACAAATACGTACTCGGAGGGAGCATCGGGCccgggtggaggaggaggcagaagagGCGATGTTGGCGGATAACTCGAGGGGGGGAAGGCAGTACCTGATGCCATTGCCTCAGCAGAGTAGGCGGGCGTGGTTCCAGGAACAGGGATTCCGATGGGGACAGTCCTCGTGTAGGATCTTCTGCGCGGTATTGGGTCTGCGGTCTGGGGGCTGGAGTTCAAGACGTCGTCTGATGTTGACATGCCGCTATAAGCTGGATTGGGCTGGTGTATGAAGCTGGCGTCCAGCTCTGGCGGAATCGATGCTGCATAGCCGATATGACGGTCTTCGAAGGGAAACCTGTTGTCGCTACGTGTTGGAGGtgttagtggtggtggtggaggtgggcgcGAAAAGCGTCGGGGAGTGCTGAGATCGAAGCCAGAAAAGCCAGGGGACCCAGTAAAGCTCTCAGCACCGAAGTTGGGATCCTGTCCATACACAGCACTCGAGGAGCCCGCTTGCTGATCAGATGCGGCACTCCAATCACGGTCGCCATAGCTGCTGTAGCCTGACATTGGTCCTATCTCCATGCCCTCGGAGCCACCACTACCATATCCCTCTGGAAAGTTAGAAGggaagaagtgggaggagtAGCTCGGTCTGCTATCTCCTACATGTTGCTCAGTGTACCTGCCGGCCGGGGAGGGGTCGTGTTGGTATCTAAAATCGGCGTTATCGGGAACATTGGTGCTGACGCCACGTGATGCTGACCCTGAGCGCAAGCGATCCTTCAGCGGGTCATTCTCGTTGTCATCCATAGCTGGCGTCTGCCCCAAAAATCCGAACACGGCTCTCT from Podospora pseudoanserina strain CBS 124.78 chromosome 2, whole genome shotgun sequence includes the following:
- a CDS encoding hypothetical protein (EggNog:ENOG503P6K7), with translation MPASRHLRPLSAPRCAPQSKSSALSFAAGMPTLRHPDVNVALGVASPQKQGPSRAHIYLALAVITLLLVARLVKPRRLKPSGPLPAPGDSQRAEKVDKHPPRFSPIATSPTSQKGNRPVSVLSPWSQFKGGQGVVPFTRLGIHQQHPSCAAVLTRHGCQRAVFGFLGQTPAMDDNENDPLKDRLRSGSASRGVSTNVPDNADFRYQHDPSPAGRYTEQHVGDSRPSYSSHFFPSNFPEGYGSGGSEGMEIGPMSGYSSYGDRDWSAASDQQAGSSSAVYGQDPNFGAESFTGSPGFSGFDLSTPRRFSRPPPPPPLTPPTRSDNRFPFEDRHIGYAASIPPELDASFIHQPNPAYSGMSTSDDVLNSSPQTADPIPRRRSYTRTVPIGIPVPGTTPAYSAEAMASGTAFPPSSYPPTSPLLPPPPPGPDAPSEYVFVGGPGGPGVVLSDQEIDLHGEIISVMDHSGHGWKRHTRVYGGGVCLACLAAEDQGGFYGDTVPLSDRR